A single window of Jiangella alkaliphila DNA harbors:
- a CDS encoding FitA-like ribbon-helix-helix domain-containing protein: MTVALQIRDVPDEVRDIIAQRAASRGQSMQAYLLDVLRREARFARNAVVFESTAAHRQALPEELSPERIVREGRDGGFQVDRGTVAG; encoded by the coding sequence ATGACGGTGGCGCTTCAGATCAGAGATGTTCCCGACGAGGTGCGTGACATCATCGCGCAGCGGGCGGCTTCGCGCGGACAGTCGATGCAGGCATACCTGCTCGATGTGCTTCGACGCGAGGCGCGATTTGCGCGTAACGCCGTCGTGTTCGAGTCCACGGCTGCTCATCGTCAAGCGCTTCCTGAGGAGTTGAGCCCCGAGCGGATCGTTCGCGAGGGTCGTGATGGCGGCTTCCAGGTCGATCGCGGCACAGTTGCCGGATGA
- a CDS encoding acyl-CoA dehydrogenase family protein, protein MTSTQPRTQHVDEREARRVAEAARETRWEKPSFAKELYLGRFRLDLIHPHPSQSPEDEAATTRFLARLRGVCDELDGAVIEREARIPDEYIKAMARAGVFGMKIPREYGGAGLTQVGYNRALMLVGGVHPSIGALVSAHQSIGVPEPVKLFGTEEQKRAFLPRCAAGAISAFLLTEPDVGSDPARLAAEAVPTDDGAAYELSGTKLWTTNGVIAELLVVMARVPAHDGGKGGVTAFVVEADAPGITVEHRNAFMGLKGIENGVTRLDHVRVPAANRIGREGDGLKIALTTLNTGRLSIPALCTAASKWCLKIAREWSAERVQWGRPVGRHAAVAHKLSYIAATSFAQEAVLDLSAHLADDGRRDIRIEAALAKLWCSETSWLVADELVQIRGGRGYETADSLRARGERAVPAEQILRDLRINRIFEGSTEIMHLLIAREAVDAHLQAAGDVIDPEVALSGKAKAAVKATGFYAKWLPQLVTGAGQLPTSYQDFGVLAPHLRYVERASRRLARSTFYGMARWQGGLEKKQGFLARIVDIGAELFAIAASCVRARMLPDSGAVQLADVFSRQARLRVERLFDALWHNTDGPDEALAKAVLAGEHTWFEADVLDQSEGTGPWIAAPPTGPPAENLARRTL, encoded by the coding sequence ATGACCAGCACCCAGCCCCGCACGCAGCACGTCGACGAGCGGGAGGCGAGACGAGTCGCGGAGGCGGCCCGCGAGACGCGGTGGGAGAAGCCGTCGTTCGCGAAAGAGCTGTACCTCGGCCGGTTCCGGCTCGACCTCATCCACCCGCATCCGTCGCAGTCGCCCGAGGACGAGGCCGCGACGACGAGGTTCCTGGCCCGGCTGCGCGGGGTCTGCGACGAGCTCGACGGCGCCGTCATCGAGCGTGAGGCGCGCATCCCCGACGAGTACATCAAGGCCATGGCGCGGGCCGGCGTCTTCGGCATGAAGATCCCGCGCGAGTACGGCGGCGCCGGGCTCACCCAGGTCGGCTACAACCGCGCGCTCATGCTGGTCGGCGGCGTACACCCGTCGATCGGCGCGCTGGTGTCGGCGCACCAGTCCATCGGCGTGCCCGAGCCGGTGAAACTGTTCGGCACCGAGGAGCAGAAGCGCGCGTTCCTCCCCCGCTGCGCGGCCGGCGCCATCAGCGCGTTCCTGCTCACCGAGCCCGACGTCGGCAGCGACCCGGCCCGGCTCGCGGCGGAAGCGGTACCGACGGACGACGGCGCGGCCTACGAGCTCAGCGGCACCAAGCTGTGGACGACGAACGGCGTCATCGCCGAGCTGCTGGTCGTCATGGCCCGGGTCCCCGCGCACGACGGCGGCAAGGGCGGCGTGACGGCGTTCGTCGTCGAGGCCGACGCGCCGGGCATCACCGTCGAGCACCGCAACGCGTTCATGGGGCTCAAGGGCATCGAGAACGGCGTCACCCGGCTCGACCACGTCCGCGTCCCGGCGGCGAACCGCATCGGCCGCGAGGGCGACGGCCTCAAGATCGCCCTGACGACGTTGAACACCGGCCGGCTGTCGATACCGGCGCTGTGCACGGCGGCGTCGAAGTGGTGCCTGAAGATCGCCCGCGAGTGGTCGGCCGAACGGGTCCAGTGGGGCCGCCCGGTCGGCCGGCACGCCGCCGTCGCGCACAAGCTCTCCTACATCGCGGCCACGTCGTTCGCGCAGGAGGCGGTCCTCGACCTCTCTGCGCACCTGGCCGACGACGGCCGCCGCGACATCCGCATCGAGGCGGCGCTGGCGAAGCTGTGGTGCAGCGAGACGTCCTGGCTGGTGGCCGACGAGTTGGTGCAGATCCGCGGCGGACGCGGCTACGAGACTGCCGACTCGCTGCGGGCCCGAGGCGAACGCGCCGTCCCGGCGGAGCAGATCCTGCGCGACCTGCGCATCAACCGCATCTTCGAGGGGTCGACGGAGATCATGCACCTGCTGATCGCCCGCGAGGCCGTCGACGCCCACCTGCAGGCCGCCGGCGACGTCATCGACCCCGAGGTCGCGCTGTCGGGCAAGGCGAAGGCCGCCGTCAAAGCCACCGGGTTCTACGCGAAGTGGCTGCCGCAGCTGGTCACCGGGGCCGGCCAGCTGCCGACGTCGTACCAGGACTTCGGCGTGCTGGCACCGCACCTGCGCTACGTCGAGCGCGCGTCGCGGCGGCTGGCCCGCTCGACGTTCTACGGCATGGCCCGCTGGCAGGGCGGCCTGGAGAAGAAGCAGGGCTTCCTCGCCCGCATCGTCGACATCGGCGCCGAGCTGTTCGCCATCGCGGCATCGTGCGTGCGGGCGCGCATGCTGCCCGACTCCGGCGCCGTCCAGCTGGCCGACGTGTTCTCGCGGCAGGCCCGGCTGCGGGTCGAGCGGCTGTTCGACGCGCTCTGGCACAACACCGACGGCCCGGACGAGGCACTGGCGAAGGCCGTGCTGGCCGGCGAGCACACCTGGTTCGAGGCCGACGTCCTGGACCAGAGCGAGGGCACCGGTCCCTGGATAGCCGCACCGCCCACCGGCCCGCCGGCCGAGAACCTCGCCCGGCGCACGCTCTAG
- a CDS encoding DUF6571 family protein, which produces MTDVWVSTEELTRLDAVETWIEDELPGVRRRLALARQIEAQTPGIQTYVQLDETMIPTTTPEEARELADRAAELIEETDEGQPPEELVELLEENATDPYFAHQLATTVSPEEVADFVLGASSTRRLMAGSSTTGGNIEDVEAFDDAYEAVLDGLGTAYGMATFGSGDLALPDDHADQWSAAITEEYPELPGQASALGLIVSRGTFSADFLTTLATDVIEYERELDEDEMWWKRAHPEYGGDGFGAIDPVHGDDEGAPDGYTEYYDPLAGIMAAVGRTPEAAQTLFGSSHGGETSIIEGGDESAQVDTFLDYVLARRRWPVDDASGANAAIAAAITPFEGGDVEIGADIAADVQEIVNIKTAEIEERRGDSNPISDIGHLILDGFGLIPFIGEPADAINAIWYAAEGNVIDAGLSAAGLIPFLGWGATGGKWTRRALTAEEIADLARRGIDVNVIDGTVDIVARADDLPMPHFEFTSREAFDQAIDSPHPNAVYEFDGRLWETNDLGQPVRYSDASGSVDLPTGAQVGWVPRTANNGNGTVYQLPGSTGNANSLRVMQPTAQYPNGYVRYYNEHGQPIGLDGKPGPNSHTHIPVNSDGTYPVPDGWTP; this is translated from the coding sequence ATGACCGACGTCTGGGTGTCCACCGAGGAGTTGACCCGCCTCGACGCGGTGGAGACGTGGATCGAGGACGAGCTGCCGGGTGTGCGCCGACGGCTAGCACTGGCCCGGCAGATCGAGGCGCAAACGCCGGGCATTCAGACGTACGTCCAGCTGGACGAGACCATGATCCCGACGACGACGCCGGAGGAGGCCCGCGAGCTGGCCGACCGGGCGGCCGAGCTCATCGAGGAGACCGACGAGGGACAGCCACCGGAGGAACTGGTCGAGCTTCTCGAGGAGAACGCCACCGACCCGTACTTCGCGCACCAGCTCGCGACCACGGTGTCGCCGGAAGAGGTGGCCGATTTCGTCCTCGGCGCGTCCAGCACCCGGCGACTGATGGCCGGCTCGTCCACGACCGGCGGGAACATCGAGGACGTCGAGGCCTTCGACGACGCCTACGAAGCGGTCCTCGACGGCTTGGGTACCGCCTACGGCATGGCCACGTTCGGCAGTGGGGACCTCGCCCTGCCCGACGACCACGCCGACCAGTGGTCGGCCGCGATCACAGAGGAGTACCCGGAGCTCCCCGGCCAGGCCAGCGCCCTCGGGCTGATCGTCTCCCGGGGCACGTTCTCCGCGGACTTCCTCACCACCCTCGCCACCGACGTGATCGAGTACGAACGCGAGCTCGACGAGGACGAGATGTGGTGGAAGCGGGCCCACCCGGAGTACGGCGGCGACGGGTTCGGGGCGATCGACCCGGTTCACGGCGACGACGAAGGCGCGCCCGACGGCTACACCGAGTATTACGACCCGCTGGCCGGGATCATGGCCGCCGTCGGGCGCACCCCGGAGGCCGCCCAGACCCTGTTCGGCAGCAGCCACGGGGGCGAAACCTCCATCATCGAGGGCGGCGACGAATCCGCGCAGGTCGATACGTTTCTGGACTACGTGCTGGCCCGCCGCCGATGGCCGGTGGACGACGCCTCCGGTGCCAACGCGGCCATCGCCGCGGCCATCACGCCGTTCGAGGGCGGGGACGTCGAGATCGGCGCTGACATCGCCGCCGACGTGCAAGAGATTGTGAACATCAAGACCGCCGAGATCGAGGAACGCCGGGGCGACTCCAACCCGATCTCCGACATCGGCCACCTGATCCTGGACGGATTCGGCCTGATCCCGTTCATCGGCGAGCCTGCGGACGCGATCAACGCGATCTGGTACGCCGCCGAGGGCAACGTCATCGATGCCGGCCTGTCCGCCGCCGGTCTCATCCCGTTCCTGGGCTGGGGCGCCACCGGCGGCAAGTGGACCCGGCGCGCGCTCACCGCCGAGGAGATCGCCGATCTCGCCCGCCGCGGCATCGACGTCAACGTCATCGACGGCACCGTCGACATCGTCGCCCGCGCCGACGACCTCCCTATGCCGCACTTCGAGTTCACCAGCCGGGAGGCGTTCGACCAGGCGATCGACTCACCACACCCCAACGCGGTCTACGAATTCGACGGACGACTGTGGGAGACGAACGACCTGGGACAGCCCGTCCGATACTCCGACGCGTCCGGCTCCGTGGACCTGCCGACCGGAGCGCAGGTCGGCTGGGTCCCTCGAACGGCGAACAACGGGAACGGCACCGTCTATCAGCTTCCGGGATCGACGGGGAACGCAAACTCGCTCCGCGTCATGCAGCCGACCGCGCAATACCCCAACGGTTACGTTCGGTACTACAACGAGCACGGACAACCGATCGGCTTGGACGGAAAGCCCGGACCGAACTCGCACACCCACATTCCCGTCAACAGCGACGGCACCTACCCCGTTCCGGATGGATGGACCCCGTGA
- a CDS encoding type II toxin-antitoxin system VapC family toxin, with protein MIVVDAEVWVRALVDGGLSGDACRQALSDDLEWAAPAHTPIEVLRTIRGYESAELITTAQADAFASAVREVEVQYTEPEAWLLAMIWDRRHNISPYDAPYVALAQRYGVPLVSLDERLGRAAATLGVEVVIPTLGER; from the coding sequence ATGATCGTCGTCGATGCGGAGGTGTGGGTGAGGGCATTGGTCGACGGCGGTCTCTCGGGTGATGCCTGCCGGCAGGCGCTGAGCGACGATCTCGAATGGGCGGCGCCGGCGCATACCCCCATCGAGGTCCTGAGGACCATTCGCGGGTACGAGTCCGCCGAGTTGATCACCACTGCCCAGGCTGACGCGTTCGCCAGCGCGGTCCGCGAGGTCGAGGTCCAGTACACGGAACCGGAGGCGTGGCTCCTCGCGATGATCTGGGACCGACGCCACAACATCAGCCCGTACGATGCACCCTACGTTGCGCTCGCCCAGCGTTACGGCGTGCCCTTGGTGTCACTGGATGAACGGCTTGGTCGCGCTGCTGCGACGCTCGGTGTCGAGGTCGTGATTCCCACCCTCGGCGAGCGCTGA
- the xdhB gene encoding xanthine dehydrogenase molybdopterin binding subunit: MTTIASPVGSPLSRRPDDAVVGAPLHHESAALHVTGQALYTDDLVGRTSNVLHAHPVQAPHAHATITSLDVAAAYDVPGVVRVLTAADVPGVNDAGIKHDEPLFPSEVMFHGHAICWVLGESLEAARLGAAAVEVTYAQLPALLTVEEAIAAESFQGARPTLARGDSAAGLGRATRVFEGVTSFAGQEHFYLETHCSLALVDENGQLFVQSSTQHPTETQEIVAHVLGVPSHAVTVQCLRMGGGFGGKEMQPHGLAAVAALGATLTGRPVRLRLTRAQDMTMTGKRHGFYATWKAGFDDDGLFTALEATLTSDGGWSLDLSEPVLSRAMCHVDNAYWIPDITVHGRIARTHKTSQTAFRGFGGPQGMLVIEDVIGRCAPALGIDPAELRRRNFYVEGQATPYGQPVRHPERMVAAWEQVSATSSLPARRAEIDRWNDREPHRKRGIAITPVKFGISFNLTTFNQGGALVHVYKDGSVLVTHGGTEMGQGLHTKMLQVAATALRVPLERVRLAPTRTDKVPNTSATAASASADLNGGAVKNACEQILARLEPVRDTLRDPSWEELVLAAYRARVQLWAAGFYKTEGLSWDAATMTGHPFKYFAYGAAVTEVEVDGFTGANTTRRVDIVHDVGDSLSPLVDVGQIEGGFVQGAGWLTLEDLRWDESDGPGRGRLATQAASTYKLPSFSELPESFNVALLDRAHEDGVVYGSKAVGEPPLMLALSVREALRDACAAFGPAGHSVELASPATPEAVFWALSAARAAGGAS, from the coding sequence ATGACGACCATCGCCAGTCCTGTGGGCAGCCCGCTCAGCCGGCGGCCGGACGACGCCGTCGTCGGGGCGCCGCTGCACCACGAGAGCGCGGCCCTGCACGTCACCGGTCAGGCGCTCTACACCGACGACCTGGTCGGCCGCACCAGCAACGTCCTGCACGCCCACCCGGTGCAGGCGCCGCACGCTCATGCGACGATCACCAGCCTCGACGTCGCCGCGGCCTACGACGTGCCCGGCGTCGTCCGCGTGCTCACCGCCGCCGACGTCCCCGGCGTCAACGACGCCGGCATCAAGCACGACGAGCCGCTGTTCCCGTCCGAGGTCATGTTCCACGGCCACGCGATCTGCTGGGTGCTCGGCGAGTCCCTCGAGGCGGCACGGTTGGGAGCGGCGGCGGTCGAGGTGACGTACGCGCAGCTGCCCGCGCTGCTCACCGTCGAAGAAGCGATCGCGGCCGAGAGCTTCCAGGGAGCGCGCCCGACGCTCGCCCGCGGCGACTCCGCGGCCGGGCTGGGCCGGGCGACCCGCGTCTTCGAGGGCGTGACGTCGTTCGCGGGGCAAGAGCACTTCTACCTCGAGACGCACTGCTCGCTGGCCCTGGTCGACGAGAACGGCCAGCTGTTCGTCCAGTCGAGCACCCAGCATCCGACCGAGACGCAGGAGATCGTCGCGCACGTGCTCGGCGTCCCGAGCCACGCCGTCACGGTCCAGTGCCTGCGCATGGGCGGCGGCTTCGGCGGCAAGGAGATGCAGCCGCACGGGCTCGCCGCCGTGGCGGCCCTGGGCGCGACGCTCACCGGCCGGCCGGTGCGACTGCGACTGACCCGGGCGCAGGACATGACGATGACCGGCAAGCGGCACGGCTTCTACGCGACCTGGAAGGCGGGGTTCGACGACGACGGGCTGTTCACCGCGCTCGAGGCGACGCTCACGTCCGACGGCGGATGGAGCCTCGACCTGTCCGAGCCGGTGCTGTCGCGGGCGATGTGCCACGTCGACAACGCGTACTGGATCCCCGACATCACCGTGCACGGCCGCATCGCGCGGACCCACAAGACCTCGCAGACCGCGTTCCGCGGCTTCGGCGGGCCGCAGGGGATGCTGGTGATCGAGGACGTCATCGGCCGGTGCGCACCCGCGCTCGGGATCGACCCCGCCGAGCTGCGCCGCCGCAACTTCTACGTCGAGGGCCAGGCCACGCCGTACGGTCAGCCGGTCCGGCACCCCGAGCGGATGGTCGCGGCTTGGGAGCAGGTCAGCGCCACGTCGTCGCTGCCGGCCCGGCGGGCCGAGATCGACCGGTGGAACGACCGTGAGCCGCACCGCAAGCGCGGCATCGCCATCACCCCGGTGAAGTTCGGCATCTCGTTCAACCTCACGACGTTCAACCAGGGCGGCGCGCTGGTACACGTCTACAAGGACGGCTCGGTGCTGGTCACCCACGGCGGCACCGAGATGGGCCAGGGCCTGCACACCAAGATGCTGCAGGTCGCGGCCACCGCGCTGCGGGTACCGCTGGAGCGGGTCCGGCTGGCGCCGACGCGCACGGACAAGGTGCCGAACACGTCCGCGACGGCGGCGTCGGCGAGTGCCGACCTGAACGGCGGCGCCGTCAAGAACGCCTGCGAGCAGATCCTGGCCCGGCTGGAGCCGGTCCGCGACACCCTGCGCGACCCGTCGTGGGAGGAGCTGGTCCTGGCGGCGTACCGCGCGCGGGTCCAGCTCTGGGCCGCCGGTTTCTACAAGACCGAGGGGCTGAGCTGGGACGCCGCCACGATGACCGGTCACCCGTTCAAGTACTTCGCCTACGGCGCCGCGGTGACCGAGGTCGAGGTCGACGGGTTCACCGGGGCGAACACCACCCGGCGGGTCGACATCGTCCACGACGTCGGCGACAGCCTGTCGCCGCTGGTCGACGTCGGGCAGATCGAGGGCGGCTTCGTGCAGGGCGCCGGCTGGCTGACGCTGGAGGACCTGCGCTGGGACGAGTCCGACGGGCCGGGCCGCGGGCGGCTTGCCACGCAGGCGGCCTCGACCTACAAGCTGCCGTCGTTCTCCGAGCTGCCCGAGTCGTTCAACGTCGCGCTGCTGGACCGGGCGCACGAGGACGGTGTCGTCTACGGGTCGAAGGCGGTGGGCGAGCCGCCGCTGATGCTGGCGCTCAGCGTGCGCGAGGCGTTGCGCGACGCGTGCGCGGCGTTCGGCCCGGCCGGGCACTCCGTCGAGCTCGCCTCGCCGGCGACGCCGGAGGCGGTCTTCTGGGCACTCTCCGCTGCTCGCGCCGCCGGGGGTGCGTCATGA
- the guaD gene encoding guanine deaminase — translation MTIFRGAVLDTPESPFAGGTLRSSSDEGLVVRDGVIVARGPFAAVRRANPDESVVELDGGLLLPGFVDTHVHFPQVRVIGGIGLPLLDWLERRALPEEGRLADTAYAAQVAKDFVSGLVTAGTTTAMVFGSHFAAAVDALFESAATVGLRVTSGLVVSDRNLPVELLSSPEKAYEESAGVARRWHGTGRARYAVTPRFSLSSTDPLLAACAAVLDDVPGALFTSHVNESLEEIEEVTRLFHLSTYVATYDRHGLLGPRSVLAHNVHPSDDELETLAARGASIAHCPTSNAALGSGLFPLTRHVHHGVRVALGSDVGAGSGFSLLKEGLQAYFTQQALGEDGYALSPAHLLHLATTAGAAALDLTEVGHLSVGQRFDAQWLRPAPGSTYDVGLRNATGPEDALGKTFTLGTANDVAAVWIDGEAVRLVDPQRPTG, via the coding sequence TTGACGATCTTTCGCGGGGCGGTGCTGGACACGCCTGAGAGCCCCTTCGCCGGAGGCACGTTGCGTTCGTCCTCGGACGAGGGCCTGGTGGTGCGCGACGGGGTCATCGTGGCGCGCGGGCCGTTCGCGGCGGTGCGCCGGGCGAACCCCGATGAGAGCGTCGTCGAGCTGGACGGGGGACTGCTGCTCCCAGGGTTCGTCGACACGCACGTCCACTTCCCGCAGGTGCGGGTCATCGGCGGTATCGGCCTGCCGTTGCTGGACTGGCTCGAGCGCCGGGCGCTGCCGGAGGAAGGTCGCCTGGCCGACACGGCCTACGCCGCGCAAGTGGCAAAGGACTTCGTGTCCGGCCTGGTGACCGCAGGTACCACCACCGCGATGGTGTTCGGATCGCACTTCGCCGCCGCGGTCGACGCGCTCTTCGAGTCGGCCGCCACCGTCGGGCTGCGGGTGACCAGCGGGCTCGTCGTCAGCGACCGCAACCTGCCCGTGGAGCTGCTCAGCTCGCCCGAGAAGGCGTACGAGGAGAGCGCCGGGGTCGCCCGCCGCTGGCACGGCACCGGGCGAGCCCGGTACGCCGTCACGCCGCGCTTCTCGCTGTCCTCCACCGACCCGCTCCTCGCGGCCTGCGCCGCCGTGCTCGACGACGTCCCGGGCGCGCTGTTCACGTCGCATGTCAACGAGAGCCTCGAGGAGATCGAGGAGGTGACGAGGCTGTTCCACCTGAGCACGTACGTCGCCACCTACGACCGGCACGGGCTCCTCGGCCCGCGCAGCGTGCTCGCGCACAACGTCCACCCGAGCGACGACGAGCTCGAGACGCTGGCCGCGCGCGGCGCGTCGATCGCGCATTGCCCGACCAGCAACGCGGCGTTGGGGAGCGGACTGTTCCCACTGACCCGGCACGTCCACCACGGCGTCCGCGTGGCCCTGGGCTCGGACGTCGGGGCGGGATCGGGCTTCTCGCTCCTGAAGGAAGGCCTGCAGGCGTACTTCACGCAACAAGCGCTCGGCGAAGACGGGTACGCGCTCTCGCCCGCCCACCTGCTCCACCTGGCGACGACGGCCGGCGCCGCCGCCCTCGACCTGACCGAGGTGGGTCATCTCTCCGTCGGGCAGCGGTTCGACGCGCAATGGCTGCGGCCGGCGCCGGGATCGACGTACGACGTGGGGCTGCGCAACGCGACCGGCCCGGAGGACGCACTGGGCAAGACGTTCACCCTCGGCACCGCGAACGACGTCGCCGCGGTGTGGATCGACGGCGAGGCCGTACGGCTCGTTGACCCGCAGCGACCCACCGGTTAG
- a CDS encoding xanthine dehydrogenase small subunit, producing MADIVVNGQPRDLTGVPPHTNALDFLRACGLTGAKEGCAEGECGACAVMVARPAADGSATAEWTAINSCLAPAAALDGQEVVTAEGLGTPDALHPVQHEMAVRGGSQCGYCTPGFVCSMGAEYYRTDRAPAGDGGPPDQYHGANGFDLHAISGNLCRCTGYRPIKDAAFALGFPAPDDLIARRRGTAAPAVPATHLRADDARFVRPASLTEALHLLREHPDAVIVAGSTDWGVEVNLRGQRAGLVVAVDRLPELRGFAVTNAEVRIGAALTLTEVDTRLAGRLPLVSAMIAQFASRLIRNSATLGGNLGTGSPIGDAPPALLALDAAVVLTSADATRTLPLADYFTGYRQSQRRPDELITDVVVPLPVSGLTAFHKIAKRPFDDISSVAAGFALDVAGGVVRTARIGLGGVAAMPIRALATEAALEGRPWTAETVDAAAAVLAAEGTPISDQRASAAYRSAMLGQSIRKLFAEVTP from the coding sequence ATGGCCGACATCGTCGTCAATGGCCAGCCGCGGGACCTGACCGGTGTCCCGCCACACACCAACGCCCTCGACTTCCTCCGCGCCTGCGGCCTGACCGGCGCCAAGGAAGGCTGTGCCGAGGGCGAGTGCGGCGCCTGCGCGGTGATGGTCGCCCGGCCCGCCGCCGACGGCTCGGCGACCGCCGAGTGGACGGCGATCAACTCCTGTCTCGCGCCGGCGGCGGCGCTGGACGGCCAGGAGGTCGTCACCGCGGAGGGCCTCGGTACGCCGGACGCGCTGCACCCGGTGCAGCATGAGATGGCGGTGCGCGGCGGCTCGCAGTGCGGGTACTGCACGCCCGGCTTCGTCTGCTCCATGGGCGCGGAGTACTACCGGACGGACCGGGCGCCGGCCGGCGACGGCGGTCCGCCCGACCAGTACCACGGGGCGAACGGCTTCGACCTGCACGCGATCAGCGGCAACCTGTGCCGTTGCACGGGCTACCGGCCGATCAAGGACGCCGCCTTCGCGCTCGGCTTCCCGGCGCCGGACGACCTCATCGCGCGGCGACGCGGGACGGCCGCGCCGGCGGTGCCGGCCACGCACCTCCGTGCCGACGATGCGAGGTTCGTCCGGCCCGCGAGCCTGACCGAGGCGCTGCACCTGCTCCGGGAGCACCCGGACGCCGTCATCGTCGCGGGCAGCACCGACTGGGGTGTCGAGGTGAACCTGCGCGGCCAGCGGGCCGGGCTGGTGGTCGCCGTCGATCGGCTGCCTGAGCTGCGCGGCTTCGCGGTGACCAATGCCGAGGTGCGCATCGGCGCGGCTCTGACGTTGACGGAGGTCGACACGCGGCTGGCCGGGCGACTCCCGCTGGTGTCGGCGATGATCGCGCAGTTCGCCTCACGACTGATCCGCAACAGCGCCACACTCGGCGGCAATCTCGGCACCGGCTCGCCGATCGGCGACGCTCCGCCAGCCCTGCTCGCCCTGGACGCCGCCGTGGTGCTGACCTCGGCCGACGCGACGCGGACGCTGCCGCTGGCCGACTACTTCACCGGCTACCGGCAGTCGCAGCGCCGTCCGGACGAGCTGATCACCGACGTGGTCGTGCCCCTGCCGGTGAGCGGGCTGACGGCGTTCCACAAGATCGCCAAACGACCGTTCGACGACATCTCCTCGGTCGCGGCCGGGTTCGCCCTCGACGTCGCCGGCGGCGTGGTGCGGACGGCGCGCATCGGGCTCGGCGGGGTGGCCGCGATGCCGATCAGAGCGCTCGCGACCGAGGCGGCGCTGGAGGGGCGCCCGTGGACCGCCGAGACCGTCGACGCGGCCGCGGCGGTGCTGGCGGCCGAGGGCACGCCGATCTCGGACCAGCGGGCGAGCGCGGCCTATCGCTCGGCGATGCTCGGCCAATCGATCCGCAAGCTGTTCGCGGAGGTGACACCATGA
- a CDS encoding DUF6188 family protein, with product MNVDLSGEVLTGQDIGFTVVLRTSGGYTITIESRLTVESPTGTVQASPGPDTEADLSVHLGPLAHHRITAADVDTAGGLDIKFDGGTRLHVDPDEKYEAWTINGPDGHLIVSGPGGGLTEWPSDRQR from the coding sequence ATGAACGTCGACCTGAGCGGTGAAGTGTTGACCGGCCAGGACATCGGATTCACCGTCGTGTTGCGCACCTCGGGCGGGTACACGATCACCATCGAAAGCAGGCTGACGGTGGAGTCACCCACGGGCACCGTCCAGGCCTCTCCCGGCCCCGACACCGAGGCCGACCTGTCGGTTCATCTCGGACCGCTCGCGCATCATCGGATCACGGCAGCCGACGTCGATACGGCAGGTGGCCTCGACATCAAGTTCGATGGCGGAACCCGCCTGCACGTGGATCCCGACGAGAAGTACGAAGCCTGGACGATCAACGGCCCCGACGGGCACCTGATCGTGAGCGGACCCGGAGGCGGCCTCACCGAATGGCCGAGTGACCGACAACGCTGA